One Romeriopsis navalis LEGE 11480 genomic region harbors:
- a CDS encoding NUDIX hydrolase, with translation MADRQNRKSSRSSLKTAAPETNLADFRVGVDNAIFSVDTELNRLLVLLVMRQEEPFLGRWSLPGTLVRQGESLEKAADRVLSEKIRARNLYLEQLYTFGGPGRDPREAAESYGVRYLSVSYFALVRYAEAELIADGVSGIAWYPVSQLPELAFDHQTIIEYGHRRLRNKLEYSPVAFDVLPEQFTLNDLYQLYTSILG, from the coding sequence ATGGCAGACAGACAAAACCGAAAAAGCAGCCGTTCATCCTTAAAAACAGCCGCACCTGAAACTAATTTGGCGGACTTTCGTGTGGGCGTCGACAATGCGATTTTCTCCGTTGATACCGAGCTGAATCGCCTGCTGGTACTGCTCGTCATGCGTCAGGAGGAGCCGTTTCTCGGGCGCTGGAGTTTACCCGGCACCTTAGTGCGCCAAGGTGAATCTTTGGAAAAAGCTGCCGATCGTGTCCTGTCGGAGAAGATTCGGGCGCGTAATTTGTATTTAGAACAGCTATATACATTTGGTGGCCCTGGTCGTGATCCCCGCGAAGCGGCCGAAAGTTATGGCGTGCGTTATCTCTCTGTCAGCTACTTTGCCCTGGTGCGCTATGCCGAAGCCGAACTGATTGCCGATGGCGTCAGCGGTATCGCTTGGTATCCCGTCAGTCAACTACCAGAACTCGCATTTGACCATCAAACCATCATTGAATACGGCCATCGGCGGCTCCGCAATAAGTTGGAATATAGCCCCGTAGCCTTCGATGTTTTACCGGAACAATTTACGCTGAACGACCTCTACCAGCTCTATACAAGTATTTTGGG
- a CDS encoding nicotinate-nucleotide adenylyltransferase: protein MTNIALFGTSADPPTIGHAAILKYLTENFDHVAVWAAENPFKRQRTPLSQRHQMLQLLIDDHQIDPDRIAVHPELSHARTWLTLEQAQQTWPDAQFTLVVGADLVQQITHWYRAKDLLQAVSLLVIPRQGYELQAVDLEPIRRLGTRVQIAQITPPKAASSEYRKQGKRPSPYLTPQIQAYIEREQLYAWQTDKTEKAAVHP from the coding sequence ATGACTAACATCGCCCTTTTTGGCACGAGCGCTGATCCACCCACGATCGGGCATGCCGCCATCCTGAAGTACCTGACCGAAAATTTTGACCATGTAGCGGTCTGGGCCGCTGAAAATCCCTTTAAGCGCCAACGCACCCCGCTATCCCAACGACATCAGATGTTGCAACTGCTGATTGATGATCATCAAATCGATCCCGATCGCATCGCCGTCCACCCCGAACTCAGCCACGCCCGGACTTGGCTGACACTCGAGCAGGCACAACAAACTTGGCCAGACGCCCAATTCACCTTAGTTGTCGGCGCGGATCTCGTGCAGCAAATCACCCACTGGTACCGGGCCAAAGACTTACTCCAAGCGGTCAGTCTGCTCGTCATACCCCGTCAAGGCTATGAACTCCAAGCAGTGGATCTCGAACCGATTCGGCGCCTTGGGACAAGGGTTCAAATCGCCCAAATCACCCCCCCCAAAGCCGCCTCCAGCGAGTATCGTAAACAAGGCAAGCGGCCTTCGCCCTACCTCACCCCCCAAATTCAGGCATACATTGAGCGGGAGCAGCTCTACGCATGGCAGACAGACAAAACCGAAAAAGCAGCCGTTCATCCTTAA
- a CDS encoding nicotinate phosphoribosyltransferase: MEDSNLYIQPAEYGLLTDLYQLTMGACYVGEGLDQRQASFELFARRLPEGFGYLIAMGLEQALSYLDSLCFTPAQITALQDTDIFHQAPAQFWQQLHDFRFTGDVWAVPEGSVVFANEPLLRVEAPLWQAQLVETYLLNTLNYQTLIATRAARIRDVAGPEAQLLEFGTRRAFSPQAALWAARAAIAAGFDATSNVLAALKLGQKPAGTMAHALVMALDATTGSEDQAFQAFHRYFPGAPLLIDTYDSITAAQTLAQQVQQEGLKLSGVRLDSGDLVQQSQTIRQLLPGVPIFASGDLDEHRIAQLKQDGAQLDSFGFGTKLVTGTPVNGVYKLVDIDGIPVMKEAAGKITYPGRKQIFRTIRRGQIQSDRLGLSTEIAHPDEQSLLQPVMQNGQRTQPAPTLAQIATSTAQSVASLPTPSRDITIHQPLQAEISADLHNLTETTRRTPIATP; encoded by the coding sequence ATGGAAGACTCTAACCTTTATATTCAGCCAGCCGAATACGGCCTACTGACTGACCTCTATCAGCTGACAATGGGCGCTTGCTATGTTGGGGAGGGCTTGGATCAACGCCAAGCTAGTTTCGAACTATTTGCCCGGCGTCTACCCGAGGGCTTTGGTTATCTGATTGCTATGGGCCTCGAACAGGCGCTGAGCTATTTAGACAGCCTCTGCTTTACTCCAGCACAAATTACCGCGCTGCAAGACACCGACATTTTCCACCAGGCACCTGCGCAATTTTGGCAACAACTCCACGACTTTCGTTTTACTGGCGATGTCTGGGCCGTCCCCGAAGGCAGCGTCGTATTTGCCAACGAACCACTGCTGCGGGTCGAAGCCCCCCTGTGGCAAGCACAACTGGTTGAAACTTATCTACTCAATACACTCAATTATCAAACATTAATTGCCACCCGTGCGGCGCGTATTCGCGATGTCGCTGGACCAGAAGCCCAGCTCCTCGAATTTGGCACAAGGCGGGCGTTTAGTCCCCAAGCCGCACTGTGGGCGGCCCGCGCCGCGATCGCCGCTGGATTTGATGCCACATCGAATGTCCTCGCCGCCCTAAAGCTCGGCCAAAAGCCCGCTGGAACCATGGCCCATGCCCTTGTGATGGCCCTCGACGCCACCACCGGCAGCGAAGATCAAGCCTTCCAAGCATTTCACCGTTATTTTCCGGGTGCCCCACTGCTAATCGACACCTATGACTCGATCACCGCGGCTCAAACCCTAGCTCAACAAGTTCAGCAAGAAGGCTTAAAACTCTCCGGAGTGCGGCTCGATTCGGGCGATCTTGTGCAACAATCGCAAACAATTCGCCAACTGCTACCGGGTGTCCCCATCTTCGCCAGTGGTGATTTAGATGAACATCGGATTGCCCAGTTGAAACAGGACGGGGCCCAGCTCGATAGCTTCGGCTTCGGCACCAAATTAGTCACTGGCACACCCGTTAATGGGGTCTATAAACTCGTCGATATCGATGGGATTCCAGTGATGAAAGAGGCAGCAGGCAAGATCACCTATCCGGGGCGGAAACAGATCTTCCGCACCATCAGGCGTGGTCAAATTCAGTCGGATCGCCTGGGCTTAAGTACAGAAATAGCGCACCCCGATGAACAGTCGCTGCTGCAACCCGTTATGCAAAATGGCCAGCGGACACAACCTGCGCCCACCTTGGCCCAAATTGCAACCAGTACAGCCCAATCCGTTGCCAGTCTGCCCACACCGAGTCGGGATATCACCATCCATCAGCCCCTGCAAGCCGAGATTTCGGCGGACTTGCACAACTTGACCGAGACGACACGCCGTACACCGATCGCTACTCCCTAA
- the rnc gene encoding ribonuclease III — translation MSLRYPRRQQELEKLVQRLGLSPAPSFDWALLDKALTHSTADPQNNYEQLEFVGDAVVKLAAAEFLLETYPQLDVGEFTALRSVLVSDRVLAKIADGYGFDRYLVVGASAQCDRAGRGSRLADAFEAILAVLYLTTHDLTLVRSWLDPHFQELSKEILADPARKNYKAALQNWTQSQLKVLPEYRNQEMSQIHNDPARFESTVWLQGEYLAKSRGRSIKAAQQAAAKKAFMKLSAADAVTDVDESLPVDMPEEVSNSVQVVANGSEGNPEA, via the coding sequence ATGTCTTTGCGCTACCCCCGTCGTCAGCAAGAATTAGAAAAATTAGTTCAGCGTCTTGGCCTCTCCCCGGCACCTTCGTTTGATTGGGCATTGCTGGATAAGGCGTTGACGCACTCGACGGCTGATCCTCAAAATAATTATGAGCAGCTAGAGTTTGTTGGTGATGCGGTTGTAAAGCTTGCGGCGGCGGAGTTTTTGTTGGAAACCTACCCGCAGTTAGATGTGGGTGAATTTACCGCGCTGCGATCAGTATTAGTGAGTGATCGTGTGTTGGCCAAAATTGCCGATGGCTACGGATTTGATCGTTATCTTGTGGTTGGTGCGAGTGCCCAGTGCGATCGGGCTGGCCGTGGGTCACGGTTGGCGGATGCCTTTGAAGCGATATTGGCTGTTCTATATCTGACAACTCATGATTTGACCTTGGTACGATCGTGGTTGGATCCGCATTTCCAAGAATTATCAAAGGAAATTTTGGCGGATCCCGCCCGAAAGAATTATAAAGCTGCCCTCCAGAACTGGACCCAATCGCAGCTCAAGGTGCTGCCGGAATACCGTAATCAAGAGATGAGTCAAATTCATAACGACCCGGCCCGGTTTGAATCGACGGTTTGGTTGCAGGGAGAGTATTTGGCCAAGTCGCGCGGCAGATCGATTAAAGCGGCTCAGCAGGCGGCGGCCAAAAAGGCCTTTATGAAATTATCAGCAGCCGATGCCGTGACGGATGTTGACGAAAGTCTGCCAGTGGACATGCCCGAGGAAGTGAGTAATTCGGTTCAAGTTGTGGCGAATGGCTCCGAGGGGAATCCTGAAGCATAG
- a CDS encoding Gfo/Idh/MocA family protein yields the protein MTEFEQPEPVGIAVLGLGRWGVHWLRNFAANPAAQIVAMADPSAENLAKARQLLPDYSGYCTTDWQSAIAQPGVRAVVVVTPAITHFELITTALELGLHVLVEKPITVTMAEAQLACELAERQQCVLMVDHTYLFNPVIQRGQAAVPALGDLRYAYATRSHLGPVRQDVDVMWDLAIHDLVILNYWLGQAPILVQAKGQGWLQPDRALADTVWAELTYPTGLQATMHWSWSNPDKQRRLGLVGSQGTLIFDELATDNLVLQRGELATSDDQFIPLNQHRQTLETVNQEPLANVCNHFLECVQQNQPSSISAGWQGLELVQMLEGISQSIAHNGAAIALEYGRSPVMI from the coding sequence ATGACTGAATTCGAGCAGCCTGAGCCAGTGGGAATTGCGGTACTGGGTTTGGGTCGCTGGGGAGTCCATTGGTTACGGAATTTTGCGGCAAATCCAGCGGCTCAAATCGTCGCGATGGCTGATCCGTCCGCAGAAAATTTAGCCAAAGCGCGTCAACTCCTGCCTGACTATAGCGGCTATTGCACAACCGATTGGCAATCCGCGATCGCGCAGCCGGGGGTGCGGGCGGTGGTGGTGGTTACCCCTGCGATAACGCATTTTGAGTTGATCACTACAGCCCTGGAACTCGGCTTGCATGTATTAGTCGAAAAGCCCATTACGGTGACGATGGCGGAAGCCCAACTAGCCTGTGAATTGGCGGAGCGGCAGCAGTGCGTTTTGATGGTTGACCATACCTATTTATTTAATCCGGTGATTCAGCGGGGTCAAGCGGCGGTGCCGGCGCTCGGCGATTTACGGTATGCCTATGCCACGCGTTCACATTTGGGGCCAGTGCGCCAGGATGTGGATGTGATGTGGGACTTGGCGATCCATGATTTAGTGATTCTGAATTATTGGTTGGGCCAAGCGCCAATTTTGGTGCAGGCTAAGGGGCAAGGGTGGTTGCAACCCGATCGGGCCTTAGCCGATACGGTTTGGGCAGAATTGACCTACCCGACGGGTTTACAGGCAACGATGCATTGGTCTTGGTCCAATCCGGATAAGCAACGCCGGTTGGGCTTGGTGGGGAGTCAGGGAACTTTGATCTTTGATGAATTAGCGACGGATAACTTGGTGTTGCAGCGGGGGGAGTTGGCCACGTCGGACGATCAGTTTATCCCGCTGAATCAGCACAGACAAACCTTAGAAACGGTTAACCAAGAGCCCCTCGCGAACGTCTGTAACCATTTTTTGGAATGTGTCCAACAAAATCAACCCTCCTCGATTAGTGCGGGTTGGCAGGGCCTAGAACTTGTACAAATGCTGGAAGGAATTAGCCAATCGATCGCGCATAATGGGGCCGCGATTGCGCTAGAGTATGGCCGCAGTCCTGTGATGATTTGA